The following nucleotide sequence is from Mytilus edulis chromosome 13, xbMytEdul2.2, whole genome shotgun sequence.
gatgactgtagaatttatgataaatgtattttcaaattgaaatacaaactacTCATTCattctttttcaaatatatagcttttcaaacttgtaacaaaaacgcttctcaaaatgtcatattgtattcttcaaattacgtgtaaattacgtttttccttgatttaaaaaaaaattaaaagatatttctgtattttttcgaagtcaaagattgatattgcggagtttaagtgcagtctgtgtaaaatagagacgagtacatttgaggacgtgtcacgcttacaaaaaaatcggcaattccGCGTCACGCTTATACCCCAACGCAACCcacacaatatattaaaaaagtgtgttttttatccctttttatcccgtctcgtttcgggttgagccacagatagataagatgtcatatgtgacaatgagacaactctcaaaacgagtcacaatttataaaagtatacctttatacatcaaaatacggtcttcaacatggagtcttggctcacaccgaacagcaagttataaagggccccagtgtaaaaccttttaaacgggaaaaccaacgattcaatctttatcaagatgtacgtaattagtggtgaagtgtcatggaaatgaataaaaaaaaaaccaaggatatggaaatggataaaaaaaaacaaggataaagatccctatacgattcataagaaattttaaaaatggaatacatttgaaataattgttatttctattgaatttatttagagtgttttaaaaccaaactttcctccgtaacttaaattaaagcaaaactttggttgacttgattgcttagtttgtataattgtttatacaaactttgtaaataagattgacatctttaaacaatatgaatcggcatagtttaacctgtatttatataattattatatttgaattaaattgggtgttatcataatgattgtaacaaaacaaaaaaaaagcatgcaCGCTAACTTAAGTCTTGCTTTCCATGCTTAAAAAAAAtacgctgtaatagataaaagaaataatatatcatacagtgaaaatgcgccgcatatacaatactaatgaatcgctctacagtgaaaatgaaagaatagtatcattattcgacagtaaacatgactcgcataaagaaagcatcatagtggaattcagttcaatatgaaaaaactgaatgacaaaacctatcctacgttatacaactttaacaattgtgttgaaatgaatattttttctgcaacaacatcttacctgttagtaataaaacacctgcacgatctgttcgtgaaatgtcctaaatattcacctattttggtatatatttcacagctatttggatttaggcgcgaaaaaacccgttcgcatctcttactttgttttattagtattatgtgtttcttaacatatactttttaactaattttcttcattttcttcaaaaattaaaaaaaagtcgtctgtttatttatcattctacataaaaaatttctggcatatacagtcaaaatgatattttaggatccgcactttacatacactgtaaCAGAAATAGTATAATATTGAGTACTTAATGCCAAGTTGAATAATGAATATTGATTGGTTGAAACGTTCTCACGAGACgtcgaacaaaacttcatattcaCCTCTTGGTATTATATTCCCTTCTGACATGTCGGGACTAAAAGACGTTACGCGCGGTTTGTGTACATACCGTCTTAaactttttattttctaaatagcTTTAGTAAATATCATTATCGTGTTCAAATTCATTTCGATGTTAAAACAAAAAGGCTTAATAAATAATCAATGTTTATCCGTAATGTTTATCAATATGTATGTCGtgtttagtaataaaaacaagcGGATAAGTCATAAAAATGCCGGTATGCAAACTTATATTTGAAGTTCAGATAGTATACACAGCTTAGGCAAtggaataaaacattaatttcCCTTGGTCTCGGGAGATATGTAGATTTGTTCACACTCGAAAAATCGTATTTCCCTCGGGCAGAGTCTTCGTGAATTATGAAtattcttgggtgaacaaatcttaATATCTCCCTCAGacacgggaaataaatgtataatattcaATTAAACATGGGCGAAACTATTATTGGCATTTAGAATAGGTATAAATTAAGATTTGGGTGTCAACAGTTACTAAAATcgcaaagaaaaaaatgttggcaaTCATATTATTACATATCAATTTATAActcgattttattttttttgttttacagctGTGGTTAACGGGTGTGCTATTCACAGAACAAAGAGACTAACAAAGCATATATCAAACGAAAAAAGATCTACTTTTAGTTGTTACAAAGACACAGACATTGACAATAAGGACTCTGAAATACACGTCGTAAGCATGTATGGTCAGACTGGACAAGAAAAATCTTTTCTTAAATTGAAtctggcaaataaatcaagaagaAAAGATGTAATACTAGTTCTAGCTAATTTTCTGAAAACGGAATGGATTTTACATGCTTCAGATTTAGTGAAGACGAAAAAAATTTATATAGTAAGTTTTGTTGTTGTACAATAAATGcttgtattttttaatatatattgttgCCAGCATTagaatgttaaaaacaattaccAAAATACCTTAATCTCAAGCTTCTATATCAAGTCTTGTCAAAAAggaagtctgtttgtttacatttttgatgaTATTCACTCGAAAAAAAGTAGTCACACTcgaaaaaacacatcaaataactcgaaaaaccacgatcctagtcGGACACTATACATACCTATATACATACATGTTAATATGACACCAGCTACTTAAATTGCTAACGTTACATTTCTCAATTTTTAATTTACTAGTTAAGTTCCTTTTGTCATAAAAAATGTAAAGGCAAATAAAATTCagaataatattatttttctttttttcttttagataTCAAATAAGTTTTTAGAGGAATCAAACATCAGTATGAAACAACTCAACAGCAGTATCAATGTGACTAAACTTTACTCGCGAGTAGGGTATGGTGATGACCGATATAGTGGTTATACTGTGGATTTACTGCAGACTATTAACTCAAATATTGGACAAATAACTTCCTTTCAGGGTGCAAAGTATTTACcaaaatggaaaataaatttatgactttatatgaatttttaggttcttatttgtttaaataccttatgatattaaaataagaaaatatagtataatttctaatgagacaactctccgcaagagaccaatatgacacagacattaacaactatacgtcGTCCTACGGCCTTATACAAAAGGCAAGGCCCAAACctcataatcagctataaaaggcccaaaaattacaactgtaaaacaattcaaaccagaaaactaacggcctaattagtcatatatttttaaaataccgTATGAGTATTATGCATTTGATCATAACTGTAACTGATATAGTCTCCTGTAGTTGTATTTGAAATATTAGAAATGTACTTGTATTATACAGTACAGAGATGATTTTGTCATCGTGCTAATTATGTGatgaaatgaaataaagactgaaaaataattaattcagCACCTGGTACAGCTTGAAAGGTTAAAAGGTGACACATAAttgaaatatgatttaaaattaacg
It contains:
- the LOC139500837 gene encoding uncharacterized protein isoform X2, with protein sequence MLFPTRDDLEPLFTLDKESFPMHIKYISIHVPQHIVIERNKQRRNVLCVCGFIVTMIIAISITVSVVIQKTNNHHSQLLTDISSERNNNTGEISNITSNRRRYISKGAVNTFQSLKEFIPCQTTCRIYSAFRFESTCEKGRCRCKNQFYDTNTCLPVVNGCAIHRTKRLTKHISNEKRSTFSCYKDTDIDNKDSEIHVVSMYGQTGQEKSFLKLNLANKSRRKDVILVLANFLKTEWILHASDLVKTKKIYIISNKFLEESNISMKQLNSSINVTKLYSRVGYGDDRYSGYTVDLLQTINSNIGQITSFQGAKYLPKWKINL
- the LOC139500837 gene encoding uncharacterized protein isoform X1; the encoded protein is MKFKKNLSFSIQTRDDLEPLFTLDKESFPMHIKYISIHVPQHIVIERNKQRRNVLCVCGFIVTMIIAISITVSVVIQKTNNHHSQLLTDISSERNNNTGEISNITSNRRRYISKGAVNTFQSLKEFIPCQTTCRIYSAFRFESTCEKGRCRCKNQFYDTNTCLPVVNGCAIHRTKRLTKHISNEKRSTFSCYKDTDIDNKDSEIHVVSMYGQTGQEKSFLKLNLANKSRRKDVILVLANFLKTEWILHASDLVKTKKIYIISNKFLEESNISMKQLNSSINVTKLYSRVGYGDDRYSGYTVDLLQTINSNIGQITSFQGAKYLPKWKINL